Proteins encoded in a region of the Diabrotica undecimpunctata isolate CICGRU chromosome 10, icDiaUnde3, whole genome shotgun sequence genome:
- the LOC140451674 gene encoding uncharacterized protein, with protein MEMLHVLGQPFSDTTIEDYQYHTYQPYTSNLNYNDEIRIPIQDLDAYTLPCNSYIYIEGQMLTDKNQVPTKFQFINNGISYLFRELRYELNGVIIDSVRNIGLISTLKNYLSLNENQSKLLQNAGWFPKGDKLVIDNHGNFNVCIPLKIWSGFFEDFQKIIINMRQELVLIRDKDDIDAIIATDETEKPKIAINKLYWNVPHILPNISEQLRLNKIVRSNIELPIKFRSWELVEYPTLNNSTRHTWPVKTTTKLESPRHIVVAFHDGRKGKMLKDMSKFDHCNLTNIRMFLNSERYPYQDLNLDFDTNRFATLYEMFANFQESYYHIQTNQPIFSPEEFKKNAPIVHTDCSRQKEIIQSGSVVLRIEFETSKSVGNNVSAYCLILHEKEFSYNPLTKIVRQQ; from the coding sequence atggaaatgtTACATGTGTTGGGTCAACCTTTTAGCGATACAACTATTGAAGATTATCAGTATCACACTTATCAACCATATACatcaaatttaaactataatgaTGAAATTAGAATTCCTATCCAAGATCTAGACGCCTATACTTTACCATGTAACAGTTATATTTACATTGAAGGTCAAATGTTAACCGATAAAAATCAAGTTCCAACAAAATTTCAATTTATTAATAACGGTATATCATATTTATTTAGAGAATTAAGGTATGAGTTAAATGGTGTTATAATTGATTCTGTACGAAATATTGGTTTAATTTCGACTTTGAAAAATTATTTGTCTCTTAATGAAAATCAGAGTAAACTCTTACAAAATGCTGGATGGTTTCCAAAAGGTGATAAACTGGTAATTGATAATCATGGCAATTTTAACGTATGCATACCGTTAAAAATTTGGTCCGGATTTTTCgaagattttcaaaaaattataataaacatgaGACAAGAATTAGTCTTAATACGAGATAAAGATGATATTGATGCTATTATTGCTACAGATGaaacagaaaaaccaaaaatTGCAATTAATAAACTATATTGGAATGTACCTCATATTTTACCCAATATTAGCGAACAATTGCGATTAAACAAAATAGTTCGTAGTAACATAGAACTACCTATTAAATTTAGAAGTTGGGAATTGGTTGAGTATCCCACTTTAAATAATTCAACACGTCATACTTGGCCAGTAAAAACAACTACAAAGCTAGAAAGTCCTCGACACATTGTAGTAGCTTTCCATGATGGTCGAAAAGGAAAAATGCTGAAAGATATGAGTAAATTTGATCACTGCAATCTAACAAATATCCGTATGTTTCTTAATTCGGAGCGATATCCTTATCAAGATCTCAACTTAGATTTTGACACCAACCGTTTTGCAACGTTGTATGAGATGTTTGCTAATTTCCAAGAATCTTATTATCATATTCAAACTAATCAACCAATATTCAGtccagaagaatttaaaaagaaTGCTCCTATAGTGCATACTGATTGTtcaagacaaaaagaaataattcaaagtGGCTCTGTTGTTTTGAGAATAGAATTTGAAACTAGTAAATCTGTAGGAAACAATGTTTCCGCTTATTGCTTAATATTGCATGAAAAAGAATTCTCTTACAATCCTTTAACTAAAATTGTGAGACAGCAATAA